The window CTTGGCAACGAGGCGGCATTATAGGGAGCTTGCTTCAGATCACAAGATCTTTTTTCAACTCTCGCCGATCTTTTTAGAAACGGCTAAAAGATGTACTGGGAACTTTAGTTCCTGCTTGCAGACCAACCTACTAGATAACTACATAAAGAGGGGTACCCCATGGGCTTGCGTTATCTGGGCTGTGTAGCCTTACTTTGTATAAGTACGGCCTACGCCACCGACACTTCATTACATGACCTGCTGGAGAGCCAGGTCAAAACCAACAATTCGGTACCCAAGGGAGTGTCGGTACTGCTGCAGAATTACCCAAGCGCGTCACAACTGATCTTGGCGGAGGCTTTTCGGACCTATCCCCAACAGGTGCCGGCTATCATCAAAGCCGTGGTACATCATCAACCTGCCTTAGCGGCATTAGCGGTAGATCAGGCATTGAAGCTGCCGGGGGTCAGCACCGGTGCCATAGTCCAGGCGGCGATCAGTGCCGATCCGGCCTGCTCTGACCTGGTGATTGGTTCGGCCATGCAAGATGAACCCGACCAATTCCATGACATTATCACCGTTGCCCTTTCCACCGAGCCTTTGGCGGTAGACAGCATAGTGCAGTCGGCTGCCATGGAAAGACCAGAGCGGATCCGTGAACTGATACAGCTGGTCCAGGAGTTGGTGCCTGACCAGGTGGATGAAATATTAGCGAACCTTCATGCCCTTTTCCCCAATGACCCTGCCACCGAAACAGAGCAGGTTCAGGCCAACAACCACTGAGCTATAAAAGAGGCATAAAAAAAACCGAGGCAGATGCCTCGGTTTTTTCATTTCTGGCGAGTCGCTTTACTCAGCAGCAGCTTCTTCAGCAGCAGCTTCAGTCGCAACAGGACGATCAACCAGTTCTACGAAAGCCATGGGGGCGTTGTCGCCGGCACGGAAACCGCACTTCAGAATGCGCAGGTAACCGCCGGGGCGATCTTGGTAACGCGGACCCAGTTCGTTGAACAGTTTGCCTACAACCTCTTTATCGCGGGTGCGGGCAAAGGCCAGACGACGGTTAGCAACACTGTCGGTCTTAGCCAGGGTGATCAACGGCTCAACCACGCGACGCAGCTCTTTCGCCTTCGGCACGGTCGTCTTGATAACTTCATGACGAACCAGGGAACTGGCCATGTTACGGAACATGGCCTGGCGGTGGCTGCTGTTGCGATTTAGTTGACGACCACTCTTACGATGGCGCATGGGAGTTTCCTTTTAACTAAATCAGTTGAACACGTAACCTGATTAATCTCTGTCGACCAGACTGGCAGGCGGCCAGTTCTCCAGGCGCATGCCCAGAGAAAGACCACGGGAGGCCAATACGTCTTTGATTTCAGTCAGAGATTTCTTACCAAGGTTAGGCGTCTTGAGGAGCTCTACCTCGGTACGCTGTACCAGGTCACCGATGTAGTGGATGGCTTCTGCCTTCAAGCAGTTAGCCGAACGCACTGTAAGCTCCAGATCATCAACAGGACGCAGCAGGATCGGATCGAACTCAGGCTTCTCTTCTTTCTGCTCAGGCTCGCTCATGTCGCGCAGTTCGACAAAGGCTTCCAACTGCTCAGCCATGATAGTGGCGGCGCGGCGGATGGCCTCTTCGGGATCGATGGTACCGTTGGTTTCCATGTCGATCACGAGCTTGTCGAGGTCGGTGCGTTGTTCAACACGAGCGCGCTCTACGTTGTAGGCGATACGCTCAACGGGAGAGAAACCGGCGTCGACCAACAGGCGGCCAACGGGACGGTCATCCTCTTCCAGAGAAAGACGAGAAGACGCAGGAACGTAGCCACGACCCACCTCAACCTTGATACGCATGGAAATTTGCGCGTCGCCGGTCAGGGTGCAGATGTGGTGTTCAGGGTTCATGATTTCCACATCACCATCAGTGGTGATGTCTGCTGCCACTACCGCACCAGCACCGCTCTTATTGAGCGTCAGGATGGCTTCGTCCTTACCGTGCAGTTTGACGGCCAGACCTTTCAGGTTCAGGAGGATTTCAATAACGTCCTCTTGAACGCCTTCCTTGCTGGAGTACTCGTGCAGTACGCCATCAATTTCCACTTCCGTCACGGCACAGCCGGGCATGGAAGACAGAAGAATGCGACGCAGCGCATTACCAAGGGTGTGACCGAAACCGCGTTCAAGCGGCTCCAGGGTCACCTTGGCTCGAGTCGGGCTGAGGCTTTCAATGTCCACCAGCCGCGGCTTGAGAAAATCAGTAACAGAACCCTGCATATAGTCCTCTCTAGTGCGTTAAGCTTTACTTGGAGTAAAGCTCGACGATCAGCTGTTCGTTGATGTCGGCGGACAGATCAGTACGCTCAGGAAGACGCTTGAAGGAGCCTTCCATCTTGTCTTTGTCAACTTCCAGCCAGGTCGGCTTTTCACGCTGCTCGGCCAGTTCCAGAGCCGCTTTAACGCGAGCTTGTTTTTTGGCCTTTTCACGGATGGAGACGACGTCGTTTACGGAGATCTGGAAAGAGGCAATGTTGACAACCTTGCCGTTAACCAGGATCGCCTTGTGGCTAACCAGCTGGCGAGCTTCAGCGCGAGTAGCACCGAAACCCATGCGGTAGACCACGTTGTCCAGACGAGTTTCCAGCAGCTGCAACAGGTTTTCACCGGTGTTGCCTTTCAGACGAGCTGCTTCTTTGTAGTAGTTACGGAATTGCTTTTCCAGCACACCGTAAATGCGACGAACTTTTTGCTTCTCGCGCAGCTGTACGCCGTAGTCAGACAGACGGGGCTTACGGGCACCGTGTTGACCAGGAGCTTGCTCGAGTTTGCACTTGGAATCGATCGCACGCACACCGCTTTTCAGGAACAGATCAGTACCTTCGCGGCGGCTGAGCTTGAGCTTAGGACCCAAATATCTTGCCATGTTCTTTCTCCACTATCCTCTAGAAGCGAATTAAACGCGACGCTTCTTCGGCGGACGACAGCCGTTGTGCGGAATCGGCGTGACGTCGGTGATGTTGGTGATCCGGAAACCGGCAGCGTTCAGAGCGCGGATCGCGGACTCACGGCCCGGGCCAGGACCCTTCACATTCACTTCCAGGTTCTTCACGCCGTATTCAGCGGCAACGACACCCGCACGCTCAGCAGCAACCTGCGCAGCGAAGGGGGTGGACTTGCGCGAACCACGGAAGCCGGAGCCACCAGCAGTTGCCCAAGACAGAGCGTTACCCTGACGATCAGTGATAGTCACGATAGTGTTGTTGAAAGAAGCATGTACGTGGGCGATACCATCAACCACTTGCTTCTTGACGCGCTTACGAGCACGAGTCGGTGTTTTAGCCATCGTTTACCTTCCCGAATTATTTCTTGATCGGCTTACGAGGACCCTTACGGGTACGCGCATTAGTCTTAGTGCGCTGACCACGTACGGGCAGACCACGACGATGACGCAGGCCACGGAAGCAACCCAGGTCCATCAGACGTTTGATAGACAGGGTGACTTCACGGCGCAGGTCACCTTCAACGGTGTACTTACCGACTTCGTCACGAAGTTTGTCGATTTGCGTTTCATCCAGCTCGCGGATTTTCACGCTTTCTTCAATACCAGCGGCGGCACAAATGGCCTTAGCGCGGGTACGACCGATGCCATAAATGGCAGTCAGTGCGATCACAGCATGCTTATGATCAGGAATGTTAATGCCGGCTATACGGGCCATCAACTGCACTCCTAAAGTGGGTGGCTATCTGCGGAAAGCCCGTAAGGATACCCAACAGAAAGCCTGTTTTCAATTAAGCTGGCCAGCTATTTGCTGGCCAGCCCCGGATTAGCCTTGCCGTTGCTTGTGCTTCGGCTCAGTGCAAATCACGCGTACCACGCCGTGGCGCTTGATGATTTTGCAGTTGCGGCAAATTTTCTTAACGGATGCACGAACTTTCATTGCTTACTCCGTATGTTCAACGACACCAAAGGCTGGGCGGCTTAGCGCCCGTAGCCCTTGAGGTTCGCCTTCTTCAGGACGGACTCATACTGATGGGTCATCATATGGGTCTGCACCTGCGCCATAAAGTCCATGATGACAACCACGATAATGAGCAGCGAGGTACCACCGAAGTAGAACTGCGCATTGAACGCCACCATCATGAACTCAGGGATCAGACACACCAGGGTGATATAGATCGCGCCGGCCAAAGTTAGGCGAGTCATCACTTTGTCGATATAGCGAGCTGTTTGCTCGCCCGGGCGAATGCCCGGAATAAAGGCACCGCTCTTCTTCAGATTCTCTGCAGTCTCGCGCGGGTTGAAAACCAGCCCGGTATAGAAGAAGCAGAAGAAGATAATGGCTGCTGAATACAGCATCACGTACAACGGCTGACCTGGCGACAGAGACAGGGCCACATCTTGCAGCCAGGACAGTGACTCGTTCTTACTGAACCATTGAGCCAGAGTACCTGGGAACAGGATGATGGAGCTGGCGAAGATCGGCGGGATAACCCCGGCCATGTTGATCTTCAGCGGCAGGTGGGTGCTTTGGGCAGCAAAGACACGACGGCCCTGCTGACGTTTGGCGTAGTTGACGACGATGCGACGCTGGCCGCGCTCGACGAATACCACACCAAAAGTAACCACCACTACCGTTACAGCAATCATGAGTACGACGAGAACGCTCGTCCCCTCATGGTTCCACTGCTCTACTGTCTTACCGAGAGCCGGCGCCAAGCCAGCCACAATACCGGCGAAGATCAGGATGGAGATACCGTTACCGATACCCCGCTCTGTGATCTGCTCACCCAGCCACATCAGGAACATGGTACCGGTCACCAGGCTGACTACTGCAGTGAAGTAGAAAGCCGGGCCCGGGGACAGTACCAGTCCGTCGACCATATTGGGCAAGCCAGTGGCAATCCCGAAAGATTGCACTATCGCCAACGCCAGGGTACCCCAGCGCGTGTATTGGCTGATCTTACGGCGCCCTGCCTCACCTTCCTTTTTCAGTTCGGCAAGTGCAGGGTGCACGACGGTCAACAGCTGCACGATGATCGACGCCGAGATATACGGCATGATCCCCAGTGCAAAGACCGATGCCCGCTCAAGAGCACCACCGCTGAACATGTTGAACATGGACACGATGGTGTCTTTTTGCGATGCAAACAGATCGGCAAGAACAGCAGCGTCAATACCAGGAATGGGGACGAAGGAGCCAGCCCGGAAAACGATAATCGCCCCGAGCACGAAGAGCAGTCGACGTTTGAGTTCCGACAGTCCGCCTTGTGCCTTGTTGGTGTCCAGTCCTGGTTTAGCCATTGCCTATTATTCCTCGACCTTTCCGCCAGCGGCTTCGATGGCAGCGCGGGCACCTTTGGTGACACGCAGACCACGAACAGTCACAGGACGCTCGATGGCGCCGGACAGTACGACCTTGGCGAATTCAATGTTACGGGTGATGACGTTAGCGTCTTTCAGGCTGTTCAGATCAACCACATCACCTTCTACCTTGGCCAGCTCGGACAGGCGCACTTCAGAAGTCACCAGGGACTTGCGAGAAGTGAAGCCGAACTTCGGCAGACGGCGTTGCAGCGGCATCTGACCGCCTTCAAAACCAGCACGTACTTTACCACCACTGCGGCTCTTTTGACCTTTATGGCCACGGCCACCGGTTTTACCCAGGCCAGAACCGATACCACGACCGACACGCTTAGGAGCGGACTTGGAACCAGCGGCAGGGGACAGGGTATTCAGTTTCATCCGATTAGCCCTCCACCTTCACCATGTAATAGACCTGGTTGATCATGCCACGCACGGCCGGAGTATCTTCCAGCTCAACGGTGTGGTTGATCTTACGCAGGCCAAGACCGCGCAGCGTGGCTTTGTGCTTAGGCAGACGGCCAATGGAGCTGCGAGTTTGGGTTACTTTTACTGTCTTGTTAGCCATGTGATTACCCCAGAATTTCTTCAACGGTGAGACCACGTTTGGCCGCTACGGCTTCCGGAGACTTGACGTCAACCAGGGCGCCGATGGTTGCACGAACCACGTTGATCGGGTTGGTGGAACCGTAAGCTTTGGACAGTACGTTGTGTACGCCAGCCACTTCCAGGACGGCACGCATGGCGCCGCCGGCGATGATACCGGTACCTTCAGAGGCAGGCTGCATGTACACCTGGGAGCCGGAGTGACGGCCTTTAACCGGGTGGTGCAGCGTAGTGCCGTTCAGGGACACGGTTACCATGTTGCGGCGAGCTTGTTCCATGGCCTTTTGAATGGCGGCAGGAACTTCACGGGCTTTACCGTAACCGAAACCGATGCGACCGTTGCCGTCGCCCACTACAGTCAGTGCAGTGAAGCTGAAGATACGGCCGCCCTTAACTACTTTAGAAACGCGGTTAACGCTGATCAGTTTTTCGATCAGGTCACCGGCTTGCTTTTCTACGTTCGCCATGACTGCTCCTTAGAACTTCAGGCCGGCTTCACGAGCGGCGTCAGCCAAGGCGGCGACACGACCGTGATATTTGAAACCGGAACGATCGAATGCAACGCTGGTGACACCTTTCTCAAGGGCACGCTCGGCAATGGCTTTACCCACTGCTTTGGCGGCGTCGACGTTGCCGGTGTATTTCAGTTGCTCGGCCAGCGCCTTCTCCTGGGTGGAGGCGGAGGCGATAACTTCAGAACCGTTGGCTGCGATCAGCTGAGCGTAAATGTGGCGCGGTGTACGGTGAACCACCAGACGATTCGCACCCAGCTCTTGGATCTGCTTGCGTACGCGAGTAGCGCGACGCAGACGAGATGCTTTCTTGTCCATAGTGTTACCTTACTTCTTCTTAGCCTCTTTACGCAGGACGTTTTCGTCGGAATAACGCACACCTTTGCCTTTGTAGGGCTCGGGCGGACGGTAACCGCGAAGGTTGGCAGCCACTTGGCCTACCAACTGCTTGTCTGCGCCTTTGATAACCACTTCAGTTTGGCTCGGGCACTCGGCAGTGATGCCTTGCGGCAGTTCATACTCTACCGGGTGAGAGAAGCCCAGGGCCAAGTTCACTTTGGAACCTTGCACCTGCACTTTGTAACCCACGCCAATCAATTGCAGCTTACGGCTGAAGCCTTCAGTAACACCGATGACCATGTTGTTGATCAGGGCACGGGCAGTACCGGCCTGAGCAATTTCAGTAGCACCGTCTTTCAGGCTAACTTTCAGCTGGTTGTCTTCTTGGTTCACGGCCACAGCGTTGTTCAGAACGCGGCTGAGAGTACCGTTTTTACCCTTAACTGTGATTTCCTGACCGTCGAATTTAACTTCAACGCCGGCAGGAATAACCACAGGTGCTTTAGCGACACGAGACATTGTTCTACCCCCTTACGCTACGTAGCAGATGATTTCGCCACCCATGCCGGCTTTACGCGCAGCACGGTCGCTCATCACGCCCTTGGACGTAGAGACGATAGCAACGCCCAGACCACCCATGACTTTCGGCAGCTCATCTTTTTTCTTATAGATGCGCAGACCGGGGCGGGAAACGCGTTGAATGCTCTCGACAACCGGCTTGCCCTGGAAATACTTCAGGGTCACTTCCAGCTCGGGCTTGACGTCGCCAGAAACTTGATAACCGGCGATGTAACCTTCTTTCTTCAGCGTCTCGGCGATAGCCACCTTCAGCTTGGAAGAAGGCATGGAGACCGCAACCTTACGCGCCTGTTGGCCGTTACGGATGCGAGTCAGCATGTCAGCGATAGGATCTTGCATGCTCATAATGCTTCACTCCCTAAGTGGCTTACCAGCTAGCCTTTTTCAGGCCAGGAATTTCACCGCGCATCGCAGCTTCACGCACCTTGATACGGCTCAGGCCGAACTTGCGCAGGAAAGCGTGCGGACGACCAGTCACACGGCAGCGGTTACGCTGACGGCTGCGGCTGGAATCACGCGGCAGGGATTGCAGTTTGAGCACGGCGTCCCAACGCTCTTCGTCAGAGCTGTTGACGCTGCTGATAGTAGCTTTCAGGGTCGCTCGCTTTTCAGCGAACTGAGCTACCAGCTTGGCGCGCTTGGCCTCGCGGGCCTTCATTGATTGCTTTGCCATAACCCTAATTCCTTACTTTTTGAACGGGAAGTTAAAGGCAGCCAGCAGAGCACGACCTTCCTCGTCATTCTGCGCAGTAGTGGTGATGGTGATGTCCAGACCACGTACGCGATCGACTTTGTCGTAGTCGATTTCAGGGAAGATGATTTGCTCGCGAACACCCATGCTGTAGTTGCCACGACCGTCGAAAGATTTCGGGTTGAGGCCACGGAAGTCACGGATACGGGGAATAGAAATCGAGACCAGACGCTCGAAGAATTCCCACATACGTTCGCCACGCAGGGTTACTTTGCAACCAATGGGGTAGCCTTCACGGATCTTGAAGCCCGCCACGGATTTACGCGCTTTGGTGATGAGGGGCTTCTGACCGGAAATGGCTGCCAGGTCGGCAGAGGCATTATCCAGCAGCTTTTTGTCAGCCACAGCTTCACCTACACCCATGTTCAGGGTGATTTTCTCAATCCGAGGGACTTGCATGACTGTCTTGTAGCCGAGCTGCTTGAACAGTTCAGGCACTACAGTCTCTTTGTAGAAATCATGCAGTTTCGCCATCGTTTACTCCAAAAATCAGTTGATGACTTCGTTATTGGACTTGAAGAAACGGACCTTTTGGCCTTCTTCAAGACGGAAACCGACACGGTCAGCCTTGCCAGTTTTGGGGTTAAAGATGGCTACGTTGGAAGCCTGAATAGGGGCTTCTTTCTCGATAATGCCACCCTGAACACCCAGGTAGGGGTTGGGCTTTTGGTGTTTTTTGATGACGTTTACGCCTTCAACGATCAGCTTGCCGGTAGCCAGGACCTTGGTGACTTTGCCACGCTTGCCCTTGTCTTTGCCGGTCAGCACGATCACTTCATCGTCACGACGAATTTTCGCTGCCATTGGGATACTCCTTACAGTACTTCCGGCGCCAGAGAGATGATCTTCATGAACTTCTCTGAACGCAGTTCACGAGTCACCGGGCCGAAGATACGGGTGCCAATGGGTTCCTGCTTAGCATTAAGCAGTACCGCAGCGTTACGATCGAAACGGATCAGAGAACCGTCAGGACGACGCACACCTTTTTTGGTACGCACTACCACCGCGTTAACCACATCACCTTTTTTCACTTTACCGCGCGGAATTGCTTCCTTAACGGTAACTTTGATGATGTCGCCAACAGCGGCATAACGGCGGTGCGAACCACCCAGAACCTTAATACACATTACGCTGCGAGCGCCGCTGTTATCAGCAACGTCGAGCATACTTTGCATTTGGATCATGTTAGTGCTCCGCTAATAAATAACTACAGCCCAGAATTGGGCCACCTTTGGCTGCCTATAGCAAAGGCGCGACAGTTTAACACCATCACCCCGCCATGGGTAGCGCCAAGGCCAATAAAAATACAATGACCCCGTAGCCGGGGTCATTGATGGGTTGCGCGGGCTAAGGTCGATTAGACCTTGGCCGGACGCTCAACGATCTCAACCAGGGTCCAGGACTTGGTCTTGGACAGCGGACGGCATTCGCGAATGGTCACGACGTCGCCAGCTTGGCACTCGTTGTTTTCGTCATGCACGTGCAGCTTGGTGGTGCGCTTGATGAACTTACCGTAGATCGGGTGCTTAACAAAGCGCTCGATGGCTACAGTAATGGACTTGTCCATTTTATCGCTGACCACACGGCCCTGCAGTGTACGAACAGTCTTCTCAGTCATTACGCACCTGCCTTCTCGTTGAGAACAGTTTTGACGCGTGCAATATTGCGACGCACTTTCTTCAGCTCGTGGCTCTGAGACATCTGACCGGTCGCTGCTTGCATGCGCAGGTTGAATTGCTCACGCAGCAGGTTGATCAGTTCAGCGTTCAGGTCCTCAACGCTTTTTTCACGCAGTTCTGTCGCTTTCATCACAGCACCGTCCGGATCACAAAGGTGGTCTTAAACGGCAGTTTGGCGGCCGCCAAGGCGAACGCTTCACGTGCCAGCTCTTCGGAGACACCGTCCATTTCATACAGGACCTTGCCGGGTTTGATCTCGGCGACCCAGTATTCTACGGAACCTTTACCTTTACCCATCCGCACTTCCAGAGGCTTCTCGGAGATCGGCTTGTCGGGGAATACCCGGATCCAGATCTTACCTTGACGCTTGACGTGACGGGTCATGGCACGACGGGCTGCTTCAATTTGACGCGCGGTCATACGACCACGGCCGATGGCTTTCAGGCCAAAGGTACCGAAGGAGACCTTGGCACCGGCTTGCGCCAATCCGCGGTTGCGCATCTTGTGCTGCTTGCGGAATTTTGTACGTTTCGGTTGCAACATCGCTGGAACTCCTTACTTGCCACCTTTGCCTTTCTTCTTCGGCTCGGGCTGCACTTCGGCTACCGGCATACCGCCCAGAACTTCACCTTTGAAGATCCAAACTTTGGTGCCGATCACGCCGTAAGTGGTGTGAGCTTCGGAAGTGGCATAATCGATGTCAGCGCGCAGGGTGTGCAGCGGCACACGGCCTTCACGGTACCATTCGGTACGAGCGATTTCGGCGCCACCCAGGCGGCCGTTCACTTCTACCTTGATACCCTTGGCACCCAGACGCATGGCGTTTTGTACCGCACGCTTCATAGCGCGACGGAACATGACGCGGCGCTCCAGCTGGCTGCTGATGCTGTCAGCTACCAGTTGCGCATCCAGCTCAGGCTTACGCACTTCGCTGATGTTGATTTGCGCGGGCACGCCGGCAATCTTGGCAACGGCTTTGCGCAGCTTCTCAACGTCTTCGCCTTTCTTACCGATCACCACACCCGGACGAGCGGTGTGAATGGTGACACGGATAGACTTGGCAGGACGCTCGATGACGATACGGGATACGGAAGCGGCAGCCAGTTCCTTTTTCAGGAACTTGCGCACTTCGTGGTCGCCGTACAGGTTGTCAGCAAAGTCTTTGGTGTCCGCATACCAGGTAGCGTTCCAGGGCTTCACGATGCCCAGGCGGATACCATTAGGATGTACTTTCTGTCCCATTGCTTATCTCCCGGTTCAACGGTCAGCGACAACCACAGTGATGTGGCTGGTACGCTTGAGGATACGATCCGCACGACCTTTGGCGCGGGGCATGATGCGTTTCATGGTCGGACCTTCGTCAACGAAGATCTTGGCCACTTTCAGTTCATCAATGTCCAGACCGTAGTTGTGCTCGGCATTGGCAATGGCAGACTCCAGTACCTTCTTGACCAGACCGGCAGCTTTTTTGTCGCTGAAGGTCAGAGTGTCAATGGCCTTGGCCACGGGCAGACCGCGAACCTGATCAGCAACCAGGCGAGCCTTCTGCGCAGAGGTACGGGCAAAACGATGTTTAGCGATAGCTTCCATCTTTTACTCCTTAACGCTTCTTGGCTTTCTTGTCCGCGGCGTGACCACGGTAAGTACGGGTCGGCGCGAACTCGCCCAGCTTGTGACCGATCATTTCGTCGGAAACGTAGACTGGAACATGCTGACGACCATTATGGACAGCGATGGTCAAACCGATCATGTTCGGAATGATCATTGAACGACGGGACCAAGTCTTGATAGGTTTCTTGTCCCCGCTTTCCACCGCTTTCTCTACCTTCTTCAGCAAGTGCAGGTCGATAAACGGACCTTTCTTGAGAGAACGTGGCATGGTGATTCCTCTACCTTAGTTACTTGCTACGACGGCGTACGATGAACTTGTCAGTACGCTTGTTCTTACGGGTTTTAGCGCCCTTGGTCGGCTTGCCCCACGGAGATACCGGGTGACGGCCACCAGAGGTACGGCCTTCACCACCACCGTGCGGGTGATCGACGGGGTTCATCGCCACACCGCGGACGGTGGGACGAACGCCACGCCAGCGCTTGGCACCGGCTTTACCCAGTTGACGCAGCATGTGCTCAGCGTTGCCTACTTCACCAACGGTGGCGCGGCAATCGGCAGGCACTTTGCGCATTTCGCCGCTACGCAGACGCACGGTTACATAAGCGCCGTCGCGAGCAACGATTTGGACGTAGGCACCGGCAGAACGAGCGATCTGAGCGCCTTTACCAGGCTTCAGTTCGACAGCGTGCACGGTAGAACCAACAGGGATGTTGCGCATCGGCAGGGTGTTACCTGCTTTGATGGGGGCATCCACACCAGATTGGATCTTGTCGCCAGCCTGCAGGCCTTTGGGGGCCAGGATGTAGCGACGCTCACCGTCTGCATACAGAACCAGTGCGATGTTGGCGCTGCGGTTCGGATCGTATTCCAGGCGCTCTACAGTGGCAGGTACGCCATCTTTGTTGCGCTTGAAGTCAACGATACGGTAGTGCTGCTTGTGACCACCACCGATGTGACGGGTAGTGATGCGGCCAGCATTGTTACGACCACCGGTCTTGGACTTTTTGTCCAGCAGGGCGGCGTGCGGTTTGCCTTTGTGCAGCTCAGGGTTAACCACTTTAACAACGTGGCGGCGACCCGGAGATGTCGGCTTACATTTAACGATAGCCATAGCTCTGAATCCTCCCCTTACTCAGCGCCGCCGAAGTCGATCTCTTGACCGGGCTTCAGGGTCACGTAGGCTTTTTTCCAATCGCTGCGACGGCCGAAGCGGGCGCCGTGACGTTTGGTTTTGCCTTTGACATTGACGGTGCGAACAGCGTCCACTTCTACTTCGAAGAGCTTCTCTACGGCAGCCTTAACTTCGGCCTTGGTAGAGTCGGTAGCGATCTTCAACACAACAGTGTTGAACTTCTCGGCAACCATGGTGCTCTTTTCAGAGACGTGAGGGGCGCGAATCACTTTCAGAATGCGTTCTTCACGGATCATGCCAGCATCTCCTCAAGTTGCTTCACAGCACCGGCAGTCATCAGCACCTTGTCGAAGGCGATCAGAGATACCGGGTCGATACCGGCTACATCACGCACGTCGACCTTGTACAGGTTGCGGGCCGCCAGGAACAGGTTCTCGTCGACTTCTTGAGTCACGATCAGCACGTCCTTCAGCTCCAGCTCGCCAAGCTTGGCGACCAGTTCTTTGGTCTTGGGTGCAGAGACAGCGAAGTTCTCGACAACAACCAGGCGCTCCTGACGAACCAGTTCAGACAGGATGCTCTTGATCGCGCCGCGATACATTTTCTTGTTAACTTTCTGCTCGTAGTTTTGCGGCTTAGCGGCAAAACTCACACCACCGGAGCGCCAGATGGGGCTGCGGATGGTGCCGGCACGGGCGCGGCCGGTGCCTTTTTGACGGAAGGGCTTCTTGCCGCCGCCGGATACTTCTGAGCGGGTCTTCTGAGCACGGGTACCCTGACGAGCAGCGGCAGCGTAGGCCACTACTACTTGGTGTACCAGGGCTTCATTCAGCTCACGCCCAAAGGTAGCTTCGGAAACTTCAAGAGCGCCTTGCGCGTCTTTCAATACCAATTCCATCACCTATCTCCTCAGACGTTACGCTTTCACAGCGGGTTTAACGATGAGGTCACCACCGGTAGCGCCGGGAACGGCGCCTTTAACCAGCAGCAGG is drawn from Gallaecimonas xiamenensis 3-C-1 and contains these coding sequences:
- the rplF gene encoding 50S ribosomal protein L6; the protein is MSRVAKAPVVIPAGVEVKFDGQEITVKGKNGTLSRVLNNAVAVNQEDNQLKVSLKDGATEIAQAGTARALINNMVIGVTEGFSRKLQLIGVGYKVQVQGSKVNLALGFSHPVEYELPQGITAECPSQTEVVIKGADKQLVGQVAANLRGYRPPEPYKGKGVRYSDENVLRKEAKKK
- the rpsH gene encoding 30S ribosomal protein S8, with protein sequence MSMQDPIADMLTRIRNGQQARKVAVSMPSSKLKVAIAETLKKEGYIAGYQVSGDVKPELEVTLKYFQGKPVVESIQRVSRPGLRIYKKKDELPKVMGGLGVAIVSTSKGVMSDRAARKAGMGGEIICYVA
- the rpsN gene encoding 30S ribosomal protein S14; translation: MAKQSMKAREAKRAKLVAQFAEKRATLKATISSVNSSDEERWDAVLKLQSLPRDSSRSRQRNRCRVTGRPHAFLRKFGLSRIKVREAAMRGEIPGLKKASW
- the rplE gene encoding 50S ribosomal protein L5, which produces MAKLHDFYKETVVPELFKQLGYKTVMQVPRIEKITLNMGVGEAVADKKLLDNASADLAAISGQKPLITKARKSVAGFKIREGYPIGCKVTLRGERMWEFFERLVSISIPRIRDFRGLNPKSFDGRGNYSMGVREQIIFPEIDYDKVDRVRGLDITITTTAQNDEEGRALLAAFNFPFKK
- the rplX gene encoding 50S ribosomal protein L24, which translates into the protein MAAKIRRDDEVIVLTGKDKGKRGKVTKVLATGKLIVEGVNVIKKHQKPNPYLGVQGGIIEKEAPIQASNVAIFNPKTGKADRVGFRLEEGQKVRFFKSNNEVIN
- the rplN gene encoding 50S ribosomal protein L14, whose product is MIQMQSMLDVADNSGARSVMCIKVLGGSHRRYAAVGDIIKVTVKEAIPRGKVKKGDVVNAVVVRTKKGVRRPDGSLIRFDRNAAVLLNAKQEPIGTRIFGPVTRELRSEKFMKIISLAPEVL
- the rpsQ gene encoding 30S ribosomal protein S17 gives rise to the protein MTEKTVRTLQGRVVSDKMDKSITVAIERFVKHPIYGKFIKRTTKLHVHDENNECQAGDVVTIRECRPLSKTKSWTLVEIVERPAKV
- the rpmC gene encoding 50S ribosomal protein L29; translated protein: MKATELREKSVEDLNAELINLLREQFNLRMQAATGQMSQSHELKKVRRNIARVKTVLNEKAGA
- the rplP gene encoding 50S ribosomal protein L16 is translated as MLQPKRTKFRKQHKMRNRGLAQAGAKVSFGTFGLKAIGRGRMTARQIEAARRAMTRHVKRQGKIWIRVFPDKPISEKPLEVRMGKGKGSVEYWVAEIKPGKVLYEMDGVSEELAREAFALAAAKLPFKTTFVIRTVL
- the rpsC gene encoding 30S ribosomal protein S3; amino-acid sequence: MGQKVHPNGIRLGIVKPWNATWYADTKDFADNLYGDHEVRKFLKKELAAASVSRIVIERPAKSIRVTIHTARPGVVIGKKGEDVEKLRKAVAKIAGVPAQINISEVRKPELDAQLVADSISSQLERRVMFRRAMKRAVQNAMRLGAKGIKVEVNGRLGGAEIARTEWYREGRVPLHTLRADIDYATSEAHTTYGVIGTKVWIFKGEVLGGMPVAEVQPEPKKKGKGGK
- the rplV gene encoding 50S ribosomal protein L22, yielding MEAIAKHRFARTSAQKARLVADQVRGLPVAKAIDTLTFSDKKAAGLVKKVLESAIANAEHNYGLDIDELKVAKIFVDEGPTMKRIMPRAKGRADRILKRTSHITVVVADR
- the rpsS gene encoding 30S ribosomal protein S19; translated protein: MPRSLKKGPFIDLHLLKKVEKAVESGDKKPIKTWSRRSMIIPNMIGLTIAVHNGRQHVPVYVSDEMIGHKLGEFAPTRTYRGHAADKKAKKR